In Natronococcus occultus SP4, the following proteins share a genomic window:
- a CDS encoding NOP5/NOP56 family protein, which translates to MTADSPAEAGWFADLEPGDREDAAAAIADGTTPEPRDWPNLAVEAGFASDTAEYYDRLKEATTTATREAVKRAERADDRQLVHAVRTMDDCTRTANELAERLAEWAGTIDPDAGTGVDYARELAGDEDAVDHPRVRSLAERIAGLADEAEALREYVERETPTVAPNLAALAGPVLAARLISLAGGLEPLAKQPSGTVQVLGAEDALFAHLRGHASSPKHGIIYTHDAVRGTHPDERGSAARAVAGKLAIAARVDHYSGERKPELEAELEERIETIQARTDDDGGDGE; encoded by the coding sequence ATGACAGCAGATTCGCCCGCGGAAGCGGGCTGGTTCGCCGATCTCGAGCCCGGTGACCGCGAGGACGCGGCCGCCGCGATCGCGGATGGAACGACACCGGAGCCCCGGGACTGGCCGAACCTGGCCGTCGAGGCGGGCTTCGCGAGCGACACGGCGGAGTACTACGACCGACTCAAGGAGGCGACGACGACGGCGACCCGCGAGGCCGTCAAACGGGCCGAGCGGGCCGACGACCGACAGCTCGTCCACGCGGTGCGGACGATGGACGACTGTACGCGCACGGCCAACGAGCTCGCCGAACGGCTCGCCGAGTGGGCCGGCACGATCGATCCCGACGCGGGAACGGGCGTCGACTACGCCCGCGAACTCGCGGGCGACGAGGACGCCGTCGACCACCCCCGAGTTCGCTCGCTCGCCGAGCGGATCGCCGGACTGGCCGACGAGGCCGAGGCCCTGCGGGAGTACGTCGAGCGGGAGACCCCAACCGTCGCGCCGAACCTCGCGGCGCTGGCCGGCCCCGTGCTCGCGGCCCGGCTGATCTCGCTGGCCGGCGGGCTCGAACCGCTCGCGAAGCAACCCAGCGGAACCGTGCAGGTGCTGGGCGCCGAGGACGCCCTCTTCGCCCACCTCCGGGGGCACGCGTCCTCGCCGAAACACGGGATCATCTACACCCACGACGCGGTGCGGGGCACCCACCCCGACGAACGGGGCTCCGCGGCGCGGGCGGTCGCGGGCAAACTGGCTATCGCGGCCCGCGTCGACCACTACTCGGGCGAGCGCAAGCCAGAGCTCGAGGCCGAACTCGAGGAGCGCATCGAGACGATCCAGGCTCGAACCGACGACGACGGGGGTGACGGCGAGTGA
- a CDS encoding AGE family epimerase/isomerase, giving the protein MNVYRTRAGLRHQFRDVLNFYYPACIDTTVGGYVAQLDERDGHIYDSRTRHLVATARGVHNFSLGVLADGPDWCRYAAEHGLRFLSTAHWDADREGYDWLLDSRESTDRTRYCYGHAFVLLAGARALQAGIPGARAELERVFDVLEERFWEPEHGLYADRASPDWALASYRGQNANMHACEALLAAYEATGEDRFLERATTVADRFTREVTSATDGLLWEHYTEDWEPDLSYNEDEPRHQFRPPGYQPGHHAEWAKLLALLDDHGSASWPLERAIELFDTAIELGWDEEYGGLYYTVAADGEPIVPDKYGWVHTEAIGASALLAPHDEAYADWYDRLWEHSVEHLRNPKYGNWYERLTRSHERDDPNRGTAVEPGYHPLTNCWLAMDVLEDEPAAFE; this is encoded by the coding sequence ATGAACGTCTACCGGACCCGAGCGGGACTCCGCCACCAGTTCCGCGACGTCCTGAACTTCTACTATCCGGCCTGTATCGACACGACGGTCGGCGGGTACGTCGCCCAGCTCGACGAACGCGACGGCCACATCTACGACTCGCGGACGAGACACCTCGTCGCGACGGCGCGGGGCGTCCACAACTTCAGCCTGGGCGTCCTCGCCGACGGCCCCGACTGGTGTCGGTACGCCGCCGAACACGGCCTGCGATTCCTCTCGACGGCCCACTGGGACGCCGACCGCGAGGGGTACGACTGGCTGCTCGACAGCCGGGAGTCGACCGACCGCACCCGCTACTGTTACGGCCACGCCTTCGTCCTGCTGGCCGGGGCGCGAGCTCTGCAGGCCGGAATTCCCGGCGCCCGGGCAGAGCTCGAACGGGTGTTCGACGTCCTCGAGGAGCGGTTCTGGGAGCCCGAGCACGGCCTGTACGCGGACCGGGCCTCGCCTGACTGGGCGCTCGCGAGCTACCGCGGTCAGAACGCGAACATGCACGCCTGCGAGGCGCTGCTCGCGGCCTACGAGGCCACCGGCGAGGACCGCTTCCTCGAGCGTGCGACCACGGTCGCCGACCGCTTTACCCGTGAGGTGACGAGCGCGACCGACGGCCTGCTGTGGGAACACTACACCGAGGACTGGGAGCCCGATCTCTCGTACAACGAGGACGAGCCCCGCCACCAGTTTCGTCCGCCGGGCTACCAGCCGGGCCACCACGCGGAGTGGGCGAAGCTGCTCGCCCTGCTCGACGACCACGGGTCGGCGTCGTGGCCCCTCGAGCGCGCTATCGAGCTGTTCGACACCGCGATCGAGCTCGGCTGGGACGAGGAGTACGGCGGGCTCTACTACACGGTCGCGGCCGACGGCGAGCCGATCGTCCCCGACAAGTACGGCTGGGTCCACACGGAGGCCATCGGCGCCAGCGCCTTGCTCGCCCCGCACGACGAGGCGTACGCCGACTGGTACGACCGCCTCTGGGAGCACTCGGTCGAGCACCTCCGGAATCCCAAGTACGGCAACTGGTACGAGCGCCTGACCCGCAGCCACGAGCGCGACGATCCGAACCGCGGGACGGCCGTCGAACCGGGCTACCACCCGCTGACGAACTGCTGGCTCGCGATGGACGTCCTCGAGGACGAGCCAGCCGCCTTCGAGTGA
- a CDS encoding glutamate--cysteine ligase has translation MERGSPESFTRMGTLGIEEEFYVVDEGGRPTSGTDELVYEHDPPEILEGRLDHELFKFVIETQTPLIEEPSDARESLLEVREALTDHAEAHGYRIAAAGLHPLAKWRELEHAEKPRYRSQLERIQYPQHRNTTAGLHVHVGVDDADKAVWIANELRWYMPVMLALSANSPYWNGFDTGLQSARAKIFEALPNTGMPTAFEDYAAFDRFERRMLETDAIEDRGELWYDVRPHTAHGTVELRTPDGQADPDVVLAFVEYAHALVDVLAEEYEDGTPGHDHRRELLDENKWRAIRHGQDVSLIDRDLDGTVDLGELVDRECERLGIDGIREVYERESGAERQRRLREKEGSDALCESLLLETH, from the coding sequence ATGGAACGCGGGTCGCCGGAATCGTTCACGCGCATGGGCACGCTCGGGATCGAGGAGGAGTTCTACGTCGTCGACGAGGGGGGCCGCCCGACCAGCGGCACCGACGAACTCGTCTACGAACACGATCCCCCCGAGATCCTCGAGGGGCGACTCGACCACGAGCTGTTCAAGTTCGTTATCGAGACCCAGACCCCGCTGATCGAGGAGCCAAGCGACGCCCGCGAATCGCTGCTCGAGGTCCGGGAGGCGCTGACCGACCATGCCGAGGCCCACGGCTACCGGATCGCCGCGGCGGGACTCCACCCGCTCGCGAAGTGGCGCGAACTCGAACACGCAGAGAAACCCCGGTATCGCTCCCAACTCGAGCGTATCCAGTACCCCCAGCACCGTAACACGACCGCGGGGCTGCACGTCCACGTCGGCGTCGACGACGCCGACAAGGCGGTCTGGATCGCAAACGAGTTGCGCTGGTATATGCCCGTGATGCTCGCGCTCTCCGCCAATTCGCCGTACTGGAACGGGTTCGACACCGGGCTCCAGTCGGCCCGCGCGAAGATCTTCGAGGCCCTGCCTAACACCGGGATGCCGACCGCCTTCGAGGACTACGCGGCGTTCGATCGGTTCGAGCGCCGAATGCTCGAGACCGACGCGATCGAGGACCGGGGCGAGCTCTGGTACGACGTCCGTCCCCACACCGCCCACGGCACCGTCGAGCTGCGAACGCCCGACGGGCAGGCCGACCCCGACGTCGTGCTGGCGTTCGTCGAGTACGCCCACGCCCTGGTCGACGTCCTCGCCGAGGAGTACGAGGACGGAACCCCAGGCCACGACCACCGACGGGAGCTGCTCGACGAGAACAAGTGGCGCGCGATCCGCCACGGACAGGACGTCTCGCTCATCGATCGGGATCTCGATGGGACCGTCGACCTGGGCGAACTCGTCGACCGGGAGTGCGAACGGCTGGGGATCGACGGGATCCGGGAGGTCTACGAGCGCGAGAGCGGTGCCGAACGCCAGCGACGCCTGCGCGAGAAGGAAGGATCCGACGCACTCTGCGAGTCGCTGCTGCTCGAGACGCACTGA
- a CDS encoding fibrillarin-like rRNA/tRNA 2'-O-methyltransferase — MSDLPAGVERRQFDGDEQLATRGEPVYGEPTDGKWRAWNPNRSKLGAMLALGMDTGLVGGDDETVLYLGAASGTTVSHVADVAGPTYAVEFAPRPVRDLLEAADSRPRLFPLLADARKPETYAHVVERDVDVLVQDVATRGQARVALENARFLAEDGRLVLAVKARSEDVTREPGAVFADVREELAEGYDVLETQRLDDYHADHLGVVARPR; from the coding sequence GTGAGCGACCTTCCCGCGGGCGTCGAGCGCCGTCAGTTCGACGGTGACGAACAGCTCGCGACGCGGGGCGAGCCCGTCTACGGCGAGCCCACCGACGGCAAGTGGCGCGCCTGGAACCCGAACCGATCGAAGCTCGGCGCGATGCTCGCCCTCGGGATGGACACCGGTCTCGTCGGCGGGGACGACGAGACGGTGCTGTATCTCGGCGCCGCCAGCGGCACGACCGTCAGCCACGTCGCCGACGTCGCGGGTCCGACCTACGCCGTCGAGTTCGCCCCGCGTCCGGTCCGGGACCTCCTCGAGGCGGCCGACTCCCGACCCCGCCTCTTCCCGCTGCTCGCGGACGCCCGGAAACCCGAGACCTACGCCCACGTCGTCGAGCGCGACGTTGACGTTCTCGTCCAGGACGTCGCGACCCGAGGGCAGGCCCGTGTCGCCCTCGAGAACGCACGCTTTCTCGCCGAGGACGGCCGACTGGTGCTCGCGGTCAAGGCCAGAAGCGAGGACGTCACCCGCGAGCCCGGCGCCGTCTTCGCCGACGTCCGCGAGGAGCTGGCCGAGGGGTACGACGTCCTCGAGACGCAACGGCTCGACGACTACCACGCAGACCACCTCGGGGTCGTCGCGCGCCCGCGGTAG
- a CDS encoding metal-dependent hydrolase, which translates to MYQHGHYGAALLAYAPLGAAVGLAGFEAAAIVGGLVCVSLSTLPDVDHRLPLIAHRGPTHTLAFAALVGAALAAAASVLVEAASPLIDVVFVGFAFLVGTLSIGSHLLADALTPMGIRPFWPLSRRRYTLNVTPAKSPVANYALLLVGVAATAAAAGIVVTAG; encoded by the coding sequence ATGTACCAGCACGGCCACTACGGCGCCGCGTTGCTCGCGTACGCACCGCTCGGCGCCGCCGTCGGACTCGCCGGCTTCGAGGCCGCGGCGATCGTCGGCGGGCTCGTCTGTGTCTCGCTGTCGACGCTACCCGACGTCGATCATCGGCTCCCGCTGATCGCACACCGCGGGCCGACCCACACTCTCGCCTTCGCGGCGCTGGTCGGCGCCGCCCTCGCCGCGGCCGCCTCCGTCCTCGTCGAGGCTGCGTCGCCGCTGATCGACGTCGTGTTCGTCGGCTTTGCCTTTCTCGTCGGGACGCTCTCGATCGGTTCGCACCTGCTGGCCGACGCGCTGACACCGATGGGAATCAGGCCGTTCTGGCCCCTCTCGAGGCGACGGTACACGCTGAACGTGACGCCCGCCAAGAGCCCGGTGGCGAACTACGCGTTGCTTCTCGTCGGCGTCGCGGCGACGGCCGCGGCCGCGGGGATCGTGGTCACGGCCGGATAG
- a CDS encoding helix-turn-helix domain-containing protein, with protein MALDDTDDRSGEDVIGDDERPAVDGMDRAATVEEVDQRIVDLLSWILDTETRAKIYVHLLASPGSTSEEVAKGTGLYPSTVREALAELHEEERVSREKRESQGAGNNPYEYTAIQPSELVGGVVDQVQRELNTIFTLDRVLDRNDALEEAELEPVTITVDDGDATDDTDPMALEDDMDIDPSDETESDDGDSAETDR; from the coding sequence ATGGCTTTAGACGACACTGACGACCGTTCGGGCGAGGACGTGATCGGGGACGACGAACGACCCGCGGTCGACGGGATGGATCGAGCGGCGACCGTCGAGGAGGTCGACCAGCGCATCGTCGATCTGCTCTCGTGGATTCTCGATACGGAGACCCGCGCGAAGATCTACGTCCACCTGCTGGCAAGCCCCGGCAGCACCTCCGAGGAGGTCGCGAAGGGGACCGGGCTCTACCCGAGCACCGTCCGGGAGGCGCTGGCGGAGCTCCACGAGGAAGAGCGCGTCAGCCGGGAGAAACGCGAGAGTCAGGGAGCGGGGAACAACCCGTACGAGTACACGGCGATCCAGCCCAGCGAGCTCGTCGGCGGCGTCGTCGATCAGGTCCAGCGCGAGCTCAACACCATCTTCACGCTCGATCGCGTCCTCGACCGGAACGACGCGCTCGAGGAGGCCGAACTCGAACCGGTGACGATCACGGTCGACGACGGCGACGCGACGGACGACACCGATCCGATGGCTCTCGAAGACGACATGGACATCGATCCGAGCGACGAGACGGAGAGCGACGACGGCGATTCCGCGGAGACGGACCGGTAG
- the hcp gene encoding hydroxylamine reductase: MDCNQCEQTPEGGCTVRGVCGKEPDINGLQELVIYGLKGISAYATHARDMGYRDPDVDALVHEALYSTLTNVNFDRDDHVDLAMRAGKAAVDVMELLDEAHTTELGVPEPTEVPQNTVEGHSILVTGHDLYGLKQLLEQTAEEPINVYTHSEMLPAHGYPELATFDHLKGNVGGAWHDQRLLFAEFPGAIIGTTNCVQPPTEEYRDRFFTTGLTGLEDVGALEEYDFEPVIEKAKSLPAVDWESDETVTTGFHHEPVLDQVDEIVEAVESGKLRRFFVVAGCDGPTPGRDYYRELVKQIPDDCVVLTTSCGKFRFNDLEMGTVPGTEIPRYVDLGQCNNSISTVKIAGALAEAFDCGVNDLPLSVVLSWFEQKAIAVLLGLLHLGVEDVRLGPTVPEFLTESNVELLHEEFGLQPIGEPEADLREMLGEPVPGAATGPSPADD; encoded by the coding sequence ATGGATTGCAACCAGTGCGAGCAAACGCCCGAGGGGGGCTGTACGGTTCGGGGCGTCTGTGGCAAGGAACCCGACATCAACGGGCTACAGGAGCTCGTCATCTACGGACTCAAGGGGATCTCGGCGTACGCGACCCACGCCCGCGACATGGGCTACCGTGACCCCGACGTCGACGCCCTCGTCCACGAGGCGCTGTACTCGACGCTGACCAACGTCAACTTCGACAGGGACGACCACGTCGACCTGGCGATGCGGGCCGGGAAGGCGGCCGTCGACGTGATGGAGCTGCTCGACGAGGCCCACACGACCGAGCTCGGGGTGCCCGAGCCGACGGAGGTCCCCCAGAACACCGTCGAGGGCCACTCGATCCTCGTGACGGGCCACGACCTCTACGGACTCAAGCAGCTGCTCGAACAGACCGCCGAGGAACCGATCAACGTCTACACCCACTCGGAGATGCTGCCGGCTCACGGCTACCCCGAGCTCGCGACGTTCGACCACCTGAAGGGCAACGTCGGCGGTGCCTGGCACGATCAGCGGCTGCTCTTCGCCGAGTTCCCGGGCGCGATCATCGGCACGACGAACTGCGTCCAGCCGCCCACGGAGGAGTACCGCGATCGGTTCTTCACGACCGGGCTGACCGGTCTCGAGGACGTCGGGGCGCTCGAGGAGTACGACTTCGAGCCCGTGATCGAGAAGGCGAAATCGCTGCCGGCGGTCGACTGGGAGAGCGACGAGACCGTCACGACCGGGTTCCACCACGAGCCCGTCCTCGATCAGGTCGACGAGATCGTCGAGGCCGTCGAGTCGGGCAAGCTCCGGCGCTTCTTCGTCGTCGCGGGCTGTGACGGCCCGACGCCCGGGCGGGACTACTACCGCGAACTCGTCAAACAGATCCCCGACGACTGCGTCGTGCTGACGACCTCGTGCGGGAAGTTCCGGTTCAACGACCTCGAGATGGGGACCGTGCCCGGCACCGAGATTCCCCGCTACGTCGACCTCGGGCAGTGTAACAACTCGATCTCGACGGTGAAGATCGCGGGTGCGCTCGCGGAGGCGTTCGACTGCGGCGTCAACGACCTCCCGCTGTCGGTGGTGCTATCGTGGTTCGAGCAGAAGGCGATCGCCGTCCTGCTGGGCCTGCTCCACCTCGGCGTTGAGGACGTCCGGCTGGGGCCGACGGTGCCGGAGTTTCTCACCGAGTCGAACGTCGAGCTGCTCCACGAGGAGTTCGGCCTGCAGCCGATCGGCGAGCCCGAGGCGGACCTCCGGGAGATGCTCGGCGAACCGGTGCCCGGCGCGGCGACCGGGCCCTCGCCCGCGGACGATTAA
- a CDS encoding COX15/CtaA family protein, translated as MSTHSHTSGLGLRPLIARVGFPHLLAATLTLVAATILLGVAAKATGAGLACEANWPQCDAGPYNLLPANLPSFYEWFHRFVAMFAGFAIIGSAVAAWRSPSIDKRVTALVVGGMILTPIQVVLGRETVTQYTMDILSLHFWTAVVIFTMFVVATVLVWAASLRASHVTAALGVGVLALPAHVALSPTDLSLVSSYSPTVQLLQYGVTLALLAAVIVAVMGGRWRFDDGPLLGLLSVSAVLALVVTYLGRQAVMTYSPLLDDLYLVAALALLVAFVVGIWRSRSATGARDA; from the coding sequence GTGTCGACCCACAGCCACACCTCCGGTCTCGGACTGCGCCCGCTGATCGCTCGCGTTGGCTTCCCGCATCTGCTCGCGGCGACGCTGACGCTGGTCGCAGCGACGATCCTGCTCGGCGTCGCGGCGAAAGCAACCGGTGCGGGACTGGCCTGCGAGGCGAACTGGCCCCAGTGTGACGCCGGCCCGTACAACCTGTTGCCCGCGAACCTGCCGAGTTTCTACGAGTGGTTCCACCGCTTCGTCGCGATGTTCGCCGGTTTCGCCATCATCGGCTCCGCGGTCGCGGCCTGGCGCTCGCCGTCGATCGACAAGCGCGTCACGGCGCTGGTCGTCGGCGGGATGATCCTGACGCCGATCCAGGTCGTTCTGGGTCGCGAGACGGTTACCCAGTACACGATGGACATCCTCTCACTGCACTTCTGGACTGCAGTGGTGATCTTCACGATGTTCGTCGTCGCGACCGTGCTGGTCTGGGCGGCCTCGCTGCGAGCGAGCCACGTCACCGCGGCGCTTGGCGTCGGCGTCCTCGCCCTGCCGGCCCACGTCGCGCTCAGCCCGACCGATCTGAGCCTCGTCTCGAGCTACTCGCCGACGGTCCAGCTGCTCCAGTACGGCGTGACCCTCGCCCTGCTTGCGGCGGTGATCGTTGCCGTGATGGGCGGTCGCTGGCGCTTCGACGACGGCCCGCTGCTGGGGCTGCTTTCGGTGTCGGCGGTTCTGGCGCTCGTGGTCACCTACCTCGGTCGCCAGGCGGTGATGACCTACAGTCCGCTGCTTGACGATCTCTATCTGGTCGCCGCGCTGGCGCTGCTGGTCGCCTTCGTCGTCGGGATCTGGAGGAGCCGATCCGCGACTGGCGCTCGAGACGCCTGA
- a CDS encoding M24 family metallopeptidase, whose protein sequence is MDKRTRLERALDRRELDSIWFARPNSFAWLTGGDNVVDREGDAGVAAVGFDEEFRVLTDTIEADRIAAEELPDLEDVAVERFPWYDASLVEAIADRMEDERAAADIDVPGLEPVDPTALRQPLTERDRERYRDLGRETAGALESVCRELEPDDTEREVATALRVALSAREIETPVVLVGGGERARQYRHYTPTEAELDDYVLVSVTAERHGLHASCTRAVAFDPPSWLEQRHRAATRVETTALAATHEAARTDGTAGAVFDAIREAYDGVGYDGEWEHHHQGGAAGFAGREWIATPDHDATVRTPMAYAWNPTVQGAKSEDTVLVDDEIEPLTSTGEWPTLSTTAVGEYELELERPAVLGLEEN, encoded by the coding sequence ATGGACAAACGCACCCGACTCGAGCGCGCGCTCGACCGCCGCGAGCTCGACTCGATCTGGTTCGCTCGACCGAACTCCTTCGCCTGGCTCACCGGAGGCGACAACGTCGTCGACCGGGAGGGCGACGCCGGCGTCGCGGCCGTCGGCTTCGACGAGGAGTTCCGTGTGCTGACCGACACCATCGAGGCCGACCGCATCGCGGCCGAGGAGCTGCCCGACCTCGAGGACGTCGCCGTCGAACGGTTCCCCTGGTACGACGCCTCGCTCGTGGAGGCGATCGCCGACCGCATGGAGGACGAACGCGCCGCAGCCGATATCGACGTCCCGGGGCTCGAACCTGTCGACCCGACGGCGCTGCGCCAGCCCCTAACCGAGCGCGACCGCGAGCGCTACCGCGATCTCGGGCGGGAAACTGCAGGTGCGCTCGAGTCAGTCTGCCGGGAGCTCGAGCCCGACGACACCGAACGGGAGGTCGCGACGGCGCTGCGGGTCGCGCTCTCGGCGCGGGAGATCGAGACGCCCGTCGTCCTCGTCGGCGGCGGCGAGCGCGCACGCCAGTACCGCCACTACACCCCGACCGAGGCGGAGCTGGACGACTACGTTCTCGTCTCGGTGACCGCCGAGCGCCACGGCCTGCACGCGAGCTGTACCCGCGCCGTCGCCTTCGATCCGCCGAGCTGGCTCGAGCAGCGCCACCGCGCTGCGACTCGCGTCGAGACGACGGCGCTTGCAGCGACACACGAGGCCGCGAGGACGGACGGAACTGCGGGTGCGGTCTTCGACGCGATCCGGGAGGCCTACGACGGCGTCGGGTACGACGGCGAGTGGGAGCACCACCACCAGGGCGGCGCCGCCGGCTTCGCCGGGCGGGAGTGGATCGCGACCCCCGACCACGACGCGACGGTCCGGACGCCGATGGCCTACGCCTGGAACCCAACGGTCCAGGGCGCGAAAAGCGAGGATACCGTGCTGGTCGACGACGAGATCGAGCCGCTCACGAGTACCGGAGAGTGGCCGACCCTGTCGACGACCGCCGTCGGCGAGTACGAACTCGAACTCGAGCGACCCGCCGTGCTCGGACTCGAAGAAAACTGA
- a CDS encoding DUF63 family protein has protein sequence MDEYIERFGAVRIWAATVLVLAAAIVALAVAFPQRVYVDLIWQYYWGPVVADAHGWNCVAWAGGAEIPCNEAGTGAGPTAEPGYTAVSYAGYIPTLLLLLIGIYFIIDWLDIERYRAGFFALFPFMLFGGALRTVEDANVAAYRDTGELAIELPWSGFLISPLIYVTVFLVALVAIVAGVWLERKEYVSGYEYPLFGVGAVALAATLGFLGYTAATETYSTFYWTIPAIVLTAATVSTAVVWLAIERFAPGLNAGTRYMGIVIIWAHAVDGFANQLMLDWSHVWGMTYTPKHPVNDAIVTYTSALLPQSAEVIGSAWPFALLKLAAPVAIIWLFNEEIFEESPQFAYLLLVAVVAVGLGPGTRDMLRATFGV, from the coding sequence CGGGGCCGTGCGGATCTGGGCCGCGACCGTCCTCGTGCTCGCTGCCGCCATCGTCGCCCTCGCGGTGGCGTTTCCACAGCGAGTGTACGTCGATCTCATCTGGCAGTACTACTGGGGGCCAGTCGTCGCCGACGCCCACGGCTGGAACTGCGTCGCGTGGGCCGGCGGCGCCGAGATCCCCTGCAACGAGGCCGGTACCGGCGCCGGCCCGACCGCCGAGCCCGGCTACACGGCGGTCTCCTACGCCGGCTACATCCCGACGCTCCTGTTGTTGCTGATCGGGATCTACTTCATCATCGACTGGCTCGACATCGAGCGCTACCGAGCGGGCTTTTTCGCGCTGTTCCCGTTCATGCTGTTCGGCGGCGCCCTGCGAACCGTCGAGGACGCGAACGTCGCGGCCTACCGCGACACGGGTGAGCTGGCGATCGAGCTGCCGTGGTCGGGCTTTCTGATCAGCCCGCTGATCTACGTCACCGTCTTCCTGGTCGCGCTGGTCGCGATCGTCGCCGGCGTCTGGCTCGAGCGAAAGGAGTACGTCTCGGGCTACGAGTATCCGCTGTTCGGAGTCGGCGCCGTCGCGCTCGCGGCGACGCTGGGCTTTCTCGGATACACGGCCGCGACCGAGACGTACTCGACGTTCTACTGGACGATTCCGGCGATCGTGCTCACGGCTGCGACCGTCTCGACGGCCGTCGTCTGGCTCGCGATCGAGCGGTTCGCACCCGGGCTGAACGCGGGTACCCGGTACATGGGAATCGTGATCATCTGGGCCCACGCCGTCGACGGCTTCGCGAACCAGCTGATGCTCGACTGGTCACACGTCTGGGGGATGACCTACACGCCGAAACACCCCGTCAACGACGCGATCGTCACGTACACGAGTGCGCTTCTGCCTCAGAGCGCGGAGGTCATCGGCAGCGCGTGGCCCTTTGCCCTCCTGAAACTCGCCGCACCTGTGGCCATCATCTGGCTGTTCAACGAGGAGATCTTCGAGGAGAGTCCGCAGTTCGCGTATCTCCTGTTGGTCGCCGTCGTCGCCGTCGGACTCGGGCCCGGCACCCGCGACATGCTCCGGGCGACGTTCGGCGTCTAA
- a CDS encoding uracil-DNA glycosylase family protein has protein sequence MGPDPLTPAVQNVTDRTSNPFGMRPPFDRSPPGDRPAVFGYGDANADFHLIGDHPGVHGGADDGVPFSAPEVEPLRAVLREVGFEDGTRDEPVFEDLFASYVHMCTLPPGETPSEESYADLERYFDAELRAINAHILMPVGEQATDRVLEGYTTQRGRLDLEMASLHATEIRGRGFLIVPIREPAEWEDTEQEALRARLEAILGRDYRQTKGVATTVG, from the coding sequence ATGGGCCCCGATCCCCTCACTCCGGCCGTGCAAAACGTCACCGACAGGACGAGCAACCCGTTCGGCATGCGACCGCCCTTCGACCGGAGCCCTCCCGGCGACCGACCCGCCGTCTTCGGCTACGGTGACGCCAACGCGGACTTCCACCTGATCGGCGACCACCCCGGCGTCCACGGCGGCGCCGACGACGGTGTCCCATTCAGTGCCCCTGAAGTCGAACCGCTGCGGGCGGTCCTCCGCGAGGTCGGGTTCGAGGACGGCACGCGGGACGAGCCCGTCTTCGAGGACCTGTTCGCCAGCTACGTCCACATGTGTACGCTGCCGCCCGGCGAGACCCCGAGCGAGGAGTCCTACGCCGACCTCGAGCGGTACTTCGACGCCGAGCTGCGGGCGATCAACGCCCACATCCTCATGCCCGTCGGCGAGCAAGCGACCGACCGCGTCCTCGAGGGGTACACCACCCAGCGCGGCCGGCTCGATCTCGAGATGGCGTCGTTACACGCCACCGAGATCCGCGGCCGGGGGTTCCTGATCGTCCCGATTAGAGAGCCCGCCGAGTGGGAGGATACGGAGCAGGAAGCGCTTCGCGCGCGTCTCGAGGCGATCCTCGGACGGGACTACCGCCAGACGAAAGGCGTCGCGACGACGGTCGGCTAG